One Azospirillum sp. B510 genomic window carries:
- a CDS encoding phage Gp37/Gp68 family protein, protein MAERSVIEWTDHTWTPIVGCTAKSPACANCYAAPMAARLEAMGMAKYAGLATRSGGRGKWTGKVNLSEADVLAPLNKRRPARWFLTSMGDVFHEAVPDEFLDRLFAVMALGSRHTFQVLTKRPERAAQYLNTPDRVWKLFGSVRKHIDDEYREGSRWEEDETPFPWPLPNVLIGCTAEDQARANERHPHMLRIAAAGWNTFVSYEPALGLVDWTGWQFLKWLISGGESGHGARPSHPDWHRAARDFCAAHGIPYMFKQWGEWAPRRQAERDDLLDARRSVIVKPDGGITSGLMAYGSDAWVLDRLGKKAAGRLLDGQLWDGVPVLKGGA, encoded by the coding sequence ATGGCTGAACGCTCCGTCATTGAATGGACCGATCACACCTGGACGCCCATCGTCGGGTGTACGGCGAAGTCCCCCGCGTGCGCCAACTGCTACGCCGCGCCCATGGCCGCCCGGTTGGAGGCTATGGGGATGGCGAAGTATGCCGGTCTCGCCACCCGCTCGGGCGGCAGGGGGAAGTGGACCGGCAAGGTGAACCTGTCGGAGGCCGATGTTCTGGCCCCGCTCAACAAGCGGCGCCCGGCGCGCTGGTTCTTGACCAGCATGGGCGATGTCTTCCACGAGGCCGTGCCCGACGAGTTCCTTGATCGCCTGTTCGCCGTGATGGCGCTGGGCAGCCGCCACACCTTCCAAGTGCTGACCAAGAGGCCAGAACGGGCAGCGCAGTACCTCAACACGCCTGACCGGGTGTGGAAGCTGTTCGGCTCCGTCCGCAAGCACATTGACGATGAATACCGTGAGGGATCGCGCTGGGAGGAGGATGAAACGCCCTTCCCCTGGCCGCTTCCGAACGTGCTGATCGGCTGCACCGCCGAAGACCAAGCACGCGCGAACGAGCGCCACCCGCACATGCTCCGGATCGCCGCCGCCGGCTGGAACACCTTCGTCAGCTACGAACCCGCTTTGGGGCTGGTGGACTGGACCGGTTGGCAGTTCCTGAAGTGGCTGATTTCTGGTGGTGAGAGCGGGCACGGTGCGCGGCCGAGCCATCCAGATTGGCACCGGGCCGCCCGCGATTTCTGCGCCGCCCATGGCATCCCGTACATGTTCAAGCAGTGGGGGGAGTGGGCGCCGCGCCGGCAAGCCGAGCGGGATGATCTGCTTGATGCGCGCCGGTCGGTCATCGTGAAACCGGATGGCGGGATCACGTCAGGGCTTATGGCCTATGGCTCCGATGCTTGGGTGCTGGATCGCCTCGGTAAGAAGGCCGCCGGCCGGCTGCTGGACGGCCAGCTTTGGGACGGGGTTCCGGTTCTGAAGGGGGGCGCGTGA
- a CDS encoding helix-turn-helix domain-containing protein — translation MSQPVEDMVWAADIRSTPKFVLLRLARYAADDGTRVYPSIGSVAAAVGMSEVATRKAVQELVTLGVLSLVALEDQSTHRPREYRIMLDALSARRAPGTPLTTLPPTPSTTLGGGSNVIPLPPKPRLPPTPSTTLGGGPNAVTPSPQRGCPVPSTSLPPPLNVVAPNIAAIAAASAATADAGNGDRTVLSPTAIIDAFDAALVEAFGPQHARRRPAETDQEMAAAWIDQGVDLALCEGLFISVQARRKKLKQEPVGSLAWFNSRIAAQLDARSAPFPELTASRSGLALSEPTAPAGQREPMFGRSSPATRPVWRLRLTEWRDKSVWLPAWGAKPDERGCEAPTDLIAEIFPQRELL, via the coding sequence ATGAGCCAACCAGTCGAAGATATGGTCTGGGCGGCCGACATCAGAAGCACGCCGAAATTCGTCTTGCTGCGGCTGGCACGCTACGCCGCCGACGATGGCACCCGCGTGTATCCGAGCATCGGATCCGTGGCCGCCGCCGTCGGTATGTCCGAGGTGGCGACGCGGAAGGCCGTTCAGGAACTGGTCACGCTCGGCGTGCTGTCGTTGGTTGCGCTGGAGGACCAGAGCACCCACCGGCCGCGCGAATACCGGATCATGCTCGACGCCCTCTCCGCACGCCGCGCGCCCGGCACCCCCCTAACGACGTTACCCCCTACCCCCTCAACGACGTTGGGGGGAGGGAGCAACGTCATACCCCTACCCCCTAAACCACGTTTACCCCCTACCCCCTCAACGACGTTGGGGGGAGGGCCAAACGCCGTTACCCCCTCCCCTCAACGTGGTTGCCCTGTCCCCTCAACGTCGTTGCCCCCTCCCCTCAACGTCGTTGCCCCGAATATAGCTGCTATAGCTGCTGCTTCTGCTGCTACAGCAGACGCGGGAAATGGAGATAGGACGGTTCTCAGCCCGACAGCGATCATCGACGCTTTCGACGCTGCCCTGGTGGAGGCATTCGGCCCGCAGCACGCCCGCCGCCGGCCGGCCGAGACCGATCAGGAAATGGCCGCCGCCTGGATCGACCAGGGTGTGGATCTGGCGCTATGCGAGGGCCTGTTCATCAGCGTCCAAGCCCGCCGCAAGAAGCTGAAGCAAGAGCCGGTCGGCTCCCTTGCGTGGTTCAACAGCCGGATTGCAGCCCAGCTTGACGCCCGCTCGGCGCCATTCCCCGAACTGACCGCCTCCCGCAGCGGCCTTGCGCTGTCCGAACCAACGGCTCCGGCCGGCCAGCGGGAGCCGATGTTCGGCCGGTCCTCGCCGGCTACCCGTCCGGTCTGGCGGCTGCGGCTGACCGAATGGCGCGACAAATCGGTCTGGCTGCCCGCCTGGGGCGCAAAGCCCGACGAACGCGGCTGCGAAGCGCCGACCGACCTGATCGCAGAGATTTTCCCCCAACGCGAGTTGCTGTGA
- a CDS encoding DUF4160 domain-containing protein, whose amino-acid sequence MGKLLTGSNWFLEVRIREHFPCHFHVIGKDFEAQIDVETLEPIVGTMPRAVAKEVRKWAEENRQTVVAEWNKCNPARHYTLKTKEEPNE is encoded by the coding sequence ATGGGCAAGCTGCTGACGGGTTCAAACTGGTTTCTGGAGGTGCGCATTCGGGAGCATTTCCCCTGCCACTTCCATGTGATCGGCAAGGACTTCGAGGCGCAGATCGACGTCGAGACCTTGGAACCCATCGTCGGCACCATGCCCCGCGCCGTGGCGAAGGAGGTTCGGAAATGGGCTGAGGAGAACCGCCAAACGGTCGTCGCCGAATGGAACAAGTGCAACCCGGCGCGCCACTACACCCTCAAGACGAAGGAGGAACCCAATGAATAA
- a CDS encoding DUF4942 domain-containing protein — MIEAKGTELIRKGSADEIVAKRNRALDLYTRGVQMLAEAVRVHKEVGGTDYPCLRSALNNGGYDIEQGRTDKVVEEIRRNLDGAVWNHIMGALGLLNLMDAKEVAAFRDQNRTDPAEVTRDNLVATFARLTAESDAIFKRGVINLFMRLDRKFASNPAYRLGDKLIFNRALSEYGGWNHHGGSREEMRDLDRIFHIVDEKPPKDHCGDAAAMVSEVSRQQLGGTVETEYFLIRTFKNCNVHVLFRRPDLVVKVNQIIADHFGAALAHETRVRGAGRRRAA; from the coding sequence ATGATCGAGGCGAAGGGAACCGAGCTGATCCGCAAGGGATCGGCCGACGAAATCGTGGCGAAGCGCAACCGGGCGCTCGACCTCTATACCCGTGGCGTCCAGATGCTGGCCGAAGCTGTGCGAGTTCACAAGGAGGTGGGCGGCACCGATTACCCCTGCCTCAGAAGCGCGCTGAATAATGGCGGCTACGATATTGAGCAGGGCCGAACCGACAAGGTGGTCGAAGAAATACGCCGAAACCTCGACGGCGCGGTTTGGAACCACATCATGGGAGCGCTGGGCCTACTGAACCTTATGGACGCCAAGGAGGTTGCGGCGTTCAGGGACCAGAACCGCACCGATCCGGCGGAAGTGACGCGCGACAACCTCGTCGCCACCTTCGCCCGCCTGACGGCTGAGTCGGATGCCATCTTCAAGCGCGGCGTCATCAACCTGTTCATGCGCCTGGACCGGAAGTTCGCCAGCAACCCGGCCTATCGCCTGGGCGACAAGCTGATTTTCAACCGCGCCCTGTCCGAGTATGGCGGCTGGAACCACCATGGTGGCAGCCGTGAGGAAATGCGGGACCTGGACCGCATCTTCCACATCGTGGACGAGAAGCCACCCAAGGATCACTGCGGCGACGCTGCGGCGATGGTGTCGGAGGTGTCCCGCCAGCAGCTCGGCGGCACCGTCGAAACCGAATACTTCCTGATCCGCACCTTCAAGAACTGCAACGTCCATGTGCTGTTCCGCCGGCCGGACCTCGTGGTGAAGGTTAACCAGATCATCGCCGACCACTTCGGCGCTGCGCTGGCGCACGAGACCCGGGTGCGCGGCGCTGGCCGGCGGAGGGCGGCATGA
- a CDS encoding P27 family phage terminase small subunit, which yields MAKRTTGKTTGAAVAQVAHPIPASVAANSRASAVWQEMAAALGQRLTPFNLPILATYCLAVARKEDAETKLGTVGPLVKRKDQADVNPLLEVVERELRIIQNAAKELDAATSPWRRK from the coding sequence ATGGCGAAACGCACCACAGGGAAAACCACGGGCGCGGCAGTGGCGCAGGTTGCCCATCCCATTCCGGCCAGCGTCGCAGCGAACAGCCGGGCAAGCGCCGTGTGGCAGGAGATGGCCGCAGCTCTGGGTCAGCGGCTCACGCCGTTCAACCTGCCGATCCTTGCCACCTACTGCCTCGCAGTGGCGCGGAAGGAGGACGCGGAGACCAAGCTCGGCACCGTCGGCCCGCTGGTGAAGCGGAAGGATCAGGCGGACGTGAACCCGCTGCTGGAGGTGGTGGAGCGCGAGCTGCGGATCATCCAGAACGCCGCGAAGGAACTGGATGCGGCGACATCGCCTTGGAGGAGGAAGTAA
- a CDS encoding DUF3489 domain-containing protein — MTATFTSKTAASKAARAAGFEDGTFTTVQTEGGWTYQGTETPPTLALVPPAGEQGTEQPPQDDTATGGQADEQPTPAPQGDALKAAPKVTFTGSAFPTVDHAIAWAKCDGFAKNRIKVEPVLGGFLFRPLAEGEKYEAAGSAPRAAGSGPAFPAPGTKKRILIDMVCREGGTTMKELEDAVGWKKCSGTLNELDETFGLELEYRKKGKEGRYYGTFPAAYAPASAEPEQAAA, encoded by the coding sequence ATGACCGCCACGTTCACCAGCAAGACCGCCGCTTCCAAGGCCGCCCGTGCTGCCGGTTTCGAGGATGGCACCTTCACCACGGTCCAGACCGAGGGCGGTTGGACCTACCAGGGCACCGAGACTCCCCCCACGCTGGCGCTGGTGCCGCCCGCTGGCGAGCAGGGCACCGAGCAGCCGCCGCAGGACGACACCGCGACCGGCGGGCAGGCCGACGAGCAGCCCACCCCCGCGCCGCAGGGTGACGCGCTGAAGGCGGCGCCCAAGGTGACCTTCACCGGCTCGGCCTTCCCCACGGTGGACCACGCCATCGCCTGGGCGAAGTGCGACGGGTTCGCGAAGAACCGCATCAAGGTGGAGCCGGTGCTGGGCGGGTTCCTGTTCCGCCCCTTGGCGGAGGGGGAGAAATACGAGGCCGCCGGCTCCGCCCCGCGCGCGGCGGGCTCCGGTCCCGCCTTTCCCGCCCCCGGAACGAAAAAGCGAATCCTGATCGACATGGTGTGCCGCGAGGGTGGCACGACCATGAAGGAACTGGAGGATGCTGTCGGTTGGAAAAAGTGCAGCGGCACCCTCAACGAGTTGGATGAGACCTTCGGCCTCGAACTCGAATACCGGAAGAAGGGCAAGGAAGGTCGCTATTACGGCACCTTCCCGGCGGCCTACGCCCCGGCCAGCGCTGAACCGGAACAGGCTGCCGCTTGA
- a CDS encoding Rieske 2Fe-2S domain-containing protein: MARKKKIQKVDELMEPPVVGRFYLVPTIEYPLSGKVGHWPVLGPKHTDAEHFGFPWEHYHIDTRFWSGAMQRTFGAKKTEIRPGMATNYPLCTIDFGLTRRAVPHPPIEYRRLRCVAATITYQFAGLEPVLSLRRHMGEAAMVDTDHGPICPHRGFRLGSVPADGIITCPLHGLRFCAKSRKAVPPATTEVPHAA; the protein is encoded by the coding sequence GTGGCCCGGAAGAAGAAAATCCAGAAGGTGGACGAGCTGATGGAGCCGCCGGTTGTCGGCCGGTTCTACCTCGTCCCGACCATCGAATACCCGCTTTCCGGCAAGGTCGGGCACTGGCCGGTGCTCGGCCCCAAGCACACGGACGCAGAACACTTCGGGTTCCCGTGGGAGCACTACCACATCGACACGCGCTTCTGGTCGGGCGCGATGCAGCGGACTTTCGGAGCGAAGAAGACCGAGATCCGTCCGGGCATGGCGACGAACTATCCGCTTTGCACCATCGACTTCGGGCTGACGCGGCGCGCGGTGCCACACCCGCCCATCGAGTACCGCCGCCTCCGGTGCGTGGCGGCAACGATCACCTACCAGTTCGCGGGGCTGGAGCCGGTGCTGTCCTTGCGCCGGCACATGGGAGAGGCCGCGATGGTCGACACCGACCACGGCCCGATCTGCCCGCACCGCGGGTTCCGCCTGGGTTCCGTGCCGGCCGACGGGATCATCACCTGCCCCCTGCACGGCCTTCGCTTCTGCGCCAAGAGCCGCAAAGCGGTCCCCCCGGCCACAACCGAGGTGCCCCATGCCGCGTGA
- a CDS encoding AAA family ATPase produces the protein MMSKAFVPNTAIRRFAEVLMPSEAEAPILSRPIRAAVHQWRVELGSVKELQAVGLKPRRSALLFGPPGCGKTTLAHHLAARLGLPLVVVNMASLTSCYLGETGKNINALFDAVIEQADSCVLFLDEFDSVCSKRRAAESSAGQERNAIVIALLQKIDQFPGTMLAATNRADDVDPAIWRRFGLHLDIVEPDDECRQAILVRYLQPYSLSPAGLKELCNATAGASPALLRQLMEGLKRDMVISPKLSSQKQPMDLSAAGVFARVLASVRPHSDTQQPPLWTVDDALKRVESITWPPTLPSAGGEG, from the coding sequence ATGATGTCCAAAGCCTTTGTTCCGAACACCGCCATCCGCCGCTTTGCGGAGGTGTTGATGCCCAGCGAGGCCGAGGCGCCCATCCTCAGCCGGCCGATCCGGGCCGCTGTTCACCAGTGGCGCGTCGAGTTGGGGTCCGTGAAGGAGTTGCAGGCGGTGGGCCTCAAGCCCAGGCGTTCCGCCTTGCTGTTCGGCCCGCCCGGCTGCGGGAAAACCACGCTGGCGCACCACCTCGCCGCCCGCCTCGGCCTGCCGCTGGTGGTTGTCAATATGGCCTCGCTGACGAGTTGCTACCTCGGTGAGACGGGGAAGAACATCAATGCGCTGTTCGACGCCGTGATTGAGCAGGCGGATAGCTGTGTGCTGTTCCTGGACGAGTTCGACTCGGTTTGCTCCAAGCGCCGCGCCGCCGAAAGCAGCGCTGGACAGGAACGCAACGCCATCGTGATCGCGCTGCTTCAGAAGATCGACCAGTTCCCAGGCACCATGTTGGCGGCAACGAACCGGGCCGACGATGTGGATCCGGCGATCTGGCGCCGCTTCGGCCTTCATCTCGACATCGTGGAGCCGGATGACGAATGCCGGCAGGCGATCCTCGTTCGATACCTCCAGCCCTATTCGCTGTCACCGGCGGGGCTGAAGGAGCTTTGCAACGCCACGGCTGGAGCTTCCCCCGCGCTGCTGCGGCAGCTCATGGAGGGGCTGAAGCGGGACATGGTGATAAGCCCGAAGCTCTCCTCTCAGAAGCAGCCGATGGACCTGAGCGCGGCCGGCGTCTTCGCTCGCGTGCTCGCCTCCGTCAGACCCCATTCCGATACCCAGCAGCCGCCCCTCTGGACAGTGGATGATGCGCTGAAGCGCGTGGAGTCCATCACATGGCCGCCCACGCTTCCCAGCGCTGGCGGGGAGGGCTGA
- a CDS encoding DUF2312 domain-containing protein encodes MSDVGGTAAERLRALVTRIRNLRAEIKAIQEDIKAIFAEAKAVGFSTKVMRKIITWMDERERDAASQQEAEAIFDLYKEALGYGEGSNRDIPLNPKPPKGKKKDEAEADPDQTDLEDHLDQSKPDDDGSSDDAGSDQGGAAQPAAMTPEEAKAKGHEDGLAGVPMTANPFAASDPNRAHWELGWCEATGSDGMDIPPELQPPAPEPTPAPNKKGKGGRKGAGSRKPPEPQADDAEPAEEDWQHLDDDFSKRG; translated from the coding sequence ATGTCAGACGTAGGGGGGACTGCGGCCGAGCGGCTGCGGGCTTTGGTTACCCGCATTAGAAATCTGCGGGCCGAAATCAAGGCTATTCAGGAAGACATCAAGGCCATTTTCGCCGAGGCAAAGGCGGTCGGCTTCAGCACGAAGGTGATGCGAAAGATCATCACTTGGATGGACGAGCGCGAGAGAGACGCGGCCAGTCAACAGGAAGCGGAAGCGATCTTCGATCTTTACAAGGAAGCGTTGGGGTACGGCGAAGGCTCCAACCGCGATATCCCGCTCAACCCGAAACCGCCCAAAGGGAAGAAGAAGGACGAGGCGGAAGCCGATCCCGATCAAACGGACCTGGAGGACCATCTGGACCAGTCGAAGCCGGATGACGACGGTTCGAGCGACGATGCCGGATCGGACCAGGGCGGCGCTGCCCAGCCGGCGGCGATGACCCCGGAAGAGGCGAAAGCGAAGGGGCACGAGGACGGACTGGCCGGCGTGCCGATGACGGCCAATCCCTTCGCTGCATCGGACCCGAACCGCGCCCATTGGGAGTTGGGATGGTGCGAAGCCACCGGCTCCGACGGGATGGACATTCCGCCCGAGCTTCAGCCACCCGCGCCCGAACCCACGCCCGCCCCCAACAAGAAGGGCAAGGGCGGCCGGAAGGGGGCCGGATCGCGCAAGCCGCCCGAGCCGCAGGCCGATGACGCCGAGCCGGCCGAAGAAGACTGGCAGCACTTAGACGACGACTTCTCGAAGCGGGGTTGA
- a CDS encoding DUF1064 domain-containing protein, giving the protein MARRGGRSKGQGVHVPSHVPSLGPSAQRQIEAFLIAQREQRLLRAAGVGQQPAEPKSKYRARRTVVDGISFASALEANRWSVLRQRERLGLIRELVRQPKFPLHVNGVLVCTYIGDFSYRTSQGVFVLEDAKGYLTDVYKLKKRLLEALHPNLRITEVKSCQT; this is encoded by the coding sequence ATGGCCCGCCGCGGTGGTCGCAGCAAGGGGCAGGGCGTGCATGTGCCGTCGCATGTGCCGTCGCTCGGCCCGTCGGCGCAACGGCAGATCGAGGCGTTCTTGATCGCCCAGCGCGAGCAGCGGCTTCTGCGGGCCGCAGGCGTCGGCCAGCAGCCGGCGGAGCCGAAAAGCAAGTATCGCGCCCGCCGCACGGTGGTCGACGGGATCAGCTTCGCGAGCGCGTTGGAGGCCAACCGCTGGTCTGTGCTTCGCCAGCGGGAGCGGCTTGGGCTGATCCGGGAACTGGTGCGACAGCCAAAGTTTCCGCTCCACGTCAACGGCGTGTTGGTCTGCACATACATCGGCGATTTCAGTTACCGCACAAGTCAAGGCGTTTTCGTCCTTGAGGATGCCAAAGGCTACTTGACGGACGTCTACAAGCTGAAGAAGCGCCTCTTGGAGGCGCTGCATCCCAACCTGAGAATTACTGAGGTGAAGTCATGTCAGACGTAG
- a CDS encoding GNAT family N-acetyltransferase produces the protein MIRPMRQDEASTLAPQFAPLLPWLPQGTLYAMMRFRYERRWFFVAERDGEVVGIGAYGPLGDSRRHWLLGPAATLPTHRGKGVGTELIKARMDVIRVAVAALGMVADGMPDALIYVSSKRPLTWVRFGFAVVAERDGSSILRRDLSLALEVGR, from the coding sequence ATGATCCGCCCGATGCGCCAAGATGAGGCGTCGACACTGGCGCCGCAATTCGCTCCGCTTCTGCCGTGGCTACCGCAAGGCACGCTCTACGCCATGATGCGGTTTCGCTACGAGCGGCGCTGGTTTTTCGTTGCTGAACGGGACGGCGAAGTTGTCGGGATCGGCGCCTATGGGCCGTTGGGGGACTCCCGCCGACATTGGTTGCTCGGGCCGGCTGCGACGTTGCCGACGCACCGCGGTAAAGGCGTCGGGACCGAACTGATCAAAGCCCGGATGGACGTCATTCGGGTGGCTGTGGCCGCGCTCGGAATGGTCGCGGACGGAATGCCTGATGCTTTGATCTACGTCTCCAGCAAGCGCCCGCTTACGTGGGTTCGGTTCGGCTTCGCCGTCGTCGCAGAGAGGGACGGTTCCTCCATTCTGCGCCGCGACCTCTCGCTTGCCTTGGAGGTCGGACGATGA
- a CDS encoding site-specific DNA-methyltransferase, with amino-acid sequence MKPGIRIDYLPLEGLKPYDRNPKTHSPEQIERLVASLTEFGWTRPLLIGDDGTLVAGHGTWTAAKLVRDRGLSIPNHPDAATAPTVALAHLSAEQRRAYVIADNRLSELGRWDDALLGAELADLQGLGVDMDAIGFDAADLEALCADGAGADTKAGASGKSLVERFGVPPFTVLDAKQGYWRDRKAAWTALGVHAEEGREHLPDTNVATDWMRRGSAVGGSAFDPVLAELVFRWFTPGAGAAILDPFGGEATKGVIAATLGYAYTGVELRGEQVQANRAQWLKVRDRLPPERLAQVRHEPVWIEGDSAKIDSLLPAGRLYDLVFTSPPYYDLEIYSKGEKDGSAFESYDRFISWYRDIFRQACGRLKPNRFAVVKIGDVRDERGFYRNFLGDNIACFLDAGLGFYNEAVLATPIGSLALRAGRQFTASRKLGRGHQNVLCFFGGDPGRIKAEFPQEIEVGDVAPDDPAP; translated from the coding sequence GTGAAGCCTGGGATCAGGATTGATTACCTTCCGCTCGAAGGGCTGAAGCCCTACGACCGGAACCCGAAGACGCATTCCCCCGAACAGATCGAACGGCTGGTCGCCAGCCTGACCGAGTTCGGGTGGACCCGGCCGCTGCTGATCGGCGACGATGGCACGCTGGTGGCCGGGCATGGCACCTGGACGGCGGCCAAGCTGGTGCGAGACCGCGGCCTGTCCATCCCGAACCATCCCGACGCCGCGACCGCCCCCACGGTGGCGCTGGCCCACCTTTCGGCAGAACAGCGACGCGCCTACGTCATCGCCGACAACCGCCTGTCCGAACTCGGCCGGTGGGACGACGCGCTGCTGGGCGCAGAACTGGCAGACCTACAGGGCCTCGGTGTCGACATGGACGCCATCGGCTTCGACGCGGCGGACCTTGAAGCGCTCTGCGCCGATGGGGCCGGCGCTGACACGAAGGCGGGGGCGAGCGGCAAGTCGCTGGTGGAGCGGTTCGGCGTGCCGCCCTTCACCGTTCTGGACGCCAAGCAAGGCTACTGGCGCGACCGCAAGGCCGCCTGGACCGCGCTTGGCGTGCATGCGGAGGAAGGGCGGGAACACCTCCCCGACACCAACGTCGCCACCGACTGGATGCGGCGTGGAAGCGCCGTGGGCGGCTCAGCCTTCGACCCGGTGCTGGCCGAGCTGGTGTTCCGGTGGTTCACCCCCGGCGCTGGTGCGGCCATCCTGGATCCGTTCGGTGGGGAGGCCACCAAGGGCGTCATCGCCGCGACGCTGGGCTATGCCTATACCGGCGTGGAACTGCGCGGCGAACAGGTGCAGGCGAACCGGGCGCAGTGGCTGAAGGTTCGCGACAGGCTGCCGCCCGAACGGCTGGCGCAGGTTCGGCATGAGCCGGTGTGGATCGAAGGCGACAGCGCCAAGATCGACAGCCTGTTGCCCGCCGGCCGCCTCTACGATCTGGTGTTCACCAGCCCGCCCTATTACGATCTGGAGATTTACTCCAAGGGCGAGAAGGACGGCTCGGCGTTCGAAAGTTACGACCGCTTCATCAGCTGGTATCGGGACATCTTCCGACAGGCGTGCGGCCGGCTGAAGCCCAACCGCTTCGCCGTGGTGAAGATCGGCGATGTCCGGGACGAGCGGGGCTTCTACCGCAACTTCCTCGGCGACAACATCGCCTGTTTCCTCGACGCCGGCCTCGGCTTCTACAACGAGGCTGTGCTGGCGACACCGATCGGTAGCCTGGCGCTCCGAGCCGGCCGGCAGTTCACCGCCTCCCGAAAGCTCGGACGCGGTCACCAGAACGTGTTGTGCTTCTTCGGTGGAGACCCGGGGCGGATCAAGGCGGAGTTCCCGCAGGAGATTGAGGTGGGCGATGTCGCCCCTGACGATCCCGCACCGTAA